The sequence below is a genomic window from Aspergillus nidulans FGSC A4 chromosome V.
CGACCATGCTCTGACACTTGATCTCTTAGCATCATATGGATCTTTGGCCCGATTCACAGACGTCAAACGCCTACGCAAATTCGGCGACGCCGCTGTCATCGGATTCAGCGGCGACGTATCAGACATGCAGTACATCGACCGCCTTCTAGAGTCCATTGATATCCGCGAAAACTACTCAGTGCATGGTAATCAGCTCAACGCGAAGAATCTTCACACCTATCTGTCGAAAGTTTTCTACAAGCGGCGGTCTGATTTTAATCCGCTGTGGAACCATATCCTTGTCGCTGGATTTGATTCGGAAAAGAAGCCTTTTCTGAGCTCTGCCGATTTGCTCGGAACTACGTTTTCAGCCCCGCACCTTGCTACTGGCTTTGGTGCTCATCTCGCGATCCCAATCCTTCGTCGATTGTTCCCAGAGGAGCGCCCTATTGAGGAAATCAGCAAGGAAGATGCAG
It includes:
- the pre4 gene encoding proteasome core particle subunit beta 7 (transcript_id=CADANIAT00003268), whose translation is MNHFPGTWGRPRDDVYGPYDSSYLQTTGPKTHTQSPAVTGTSVIAVKFNGGVAIAADNLASYGSLARFTDVKRLRKFGDAAVIGFSGDVSDMQYIDRLLESIDIRENYSVHGNQLNAKNLHTYLSKVFYKRRSDFNPLWNHILVAGFDSEKKPFLSSADLLGTTFSAPHLATGFGAHLAIPILRRLFPEERPIEEISKEDAVSALKDCLKVLWYRDARSMDKYSLALITQEGIEMHEDQQVEAQNWAFAESIKGYGAQAV